One genomic window of Gracilinema caldarium DSM 7334 includes the following:
- a CDS encoding acetylxylan esterase, with product MPLTFDMPLEALTSYQGRNPRPQDFDAFWTRSLAELDRLDPQIQLIPADRKAPSGKGSEPDFAAYYDLYFTGVGGSRIYAKLIKPLGSAAQRRAGSNGKGPAIVQFHGYSMNSGDWQSRLGLAAAGFTVAAMDCRGQGGRSEDRTPVYGNTLNGHMIRGLEDALRGEPEHLLYRSMFLDTVQLVRIVMSLDWIDPDRIGVTGWSQGGGLTLACAALEPRVARAAPVYPFLCDYKRVWEMDLAKDAYGELHDYFRRFDPLHEREDQVFTTLGYIDVQHLAPRIKAEVLQAIALMDTICPPSSQFAAYNKITATKRHLLYPDFGHEDLPGLHDHILDFMCGL from the coding sequence ATGCCCTTGACCTTTGACATGCCCTTGGAAGCTCTGACCAGCTATCAGGGACGGAATCCCCGGCCTCAGGATTTTGATGCCTTTTGGACCCGGTCCCTTGCCGAGCTTGATCGCCTGGATCCGCAGATCCAGCTCATACCGGCAGATCGGAAAGCACCCAGCGGGAAGGGATCTGAGCCGGACTTTGCCGCCTATTATGACCTGTATTTTACCGGAGTAGGTGGGAGTCGTATTTATGCAAAATTGATAAAACCCCTAGGTTCTGCGGCGCAGCGGCGGGCAGGCAGTAACGGCAAGGGACCAGCTATTGTGCAATTCCATGGATACTCAATGAACTCTGGTGATTGGCAGTCCCGGTTGGGGCTCGCCGCAGCAGGTTTTACCGTAGCGGCCATGGATTGCCGTGGTCAGGGCGGCCGTTCAGAAGACAGAACTCCCGTGTATGGCAACACTTTAAATGGCCATATGATTCGGGGCCTGGAAGACGCCCTGAGGGGAGAGCCGGAACATCTTCTGTACCGCTCCATGTTTTTAGATACGGTTCAGCTGGTCCGTATTGTAATGAGCCTTGACTGGATAGATCCGGACCGGATTGGAGTCACCGGATGGAGCCAGGGCGGAGGACTCACTCTGGCCTGTGCAGCCCTGGAACCCCGTGTAGCTCGGGCAGCGCCGGTCTATCCCTTCCTTTGTGATTATAAGCGGGTCTGGGAGATGGATCTTGCAAAGGATGCTTATGGGGAACTGCACGATTATTTCCGCCGTTTCGATCCCCTCCATGAACGGGAAGACCAGGTATTTACCACCCTGGGATATATTGATGTACAGCATCTGGCGCCACGCATTAAAGCTGAGGTTTTACAGGCTATCGCCCTTATGGATACCATCTGCCCTCCTTCAAGCCAGTTTGCCGCCTATAACAAAATAACCGCTACAAAGCGTCACCTGTTGTACCCCGATTTTGGCCATGAAGATCTACCAGGTCTACATGACCATATTCTGGATTTCATGTGCGGCCTATAG
- a CDS encoding ATP-binding protein, producing MTTGCGRFSCDNPYWSTAGRQNNNLNISLDLPSLAEQAERDPKTFLTTNPPPLIVDEVQYAPGLFRHIKAAVDQNRHHHGQYILTGSQHFVLMKNVSDSLAGRAAVFELENLSLRELITAGIYATQEQNLVRLLCRGQFPELWRNPDMDARIFYTSYLVTYLERDVRQILNVTSLRDFERFIRLLALRPGSILNKTDLAKDVGFSIKAINDWISVLQASGQIILLEPWFANFGKRLIRSPKVYFRDSGLLSFLLGVDETTLEGSPFKGAIWETFLFAELRKTNAYREGRARIWYYRDQYGKEVDFILEYKGVLSFADAKGLNIRMRRIQP from the coding sequence ATTACTACAGGCTGCGGAAGATTTTCCTGTGATAATCCTTACTGGAGCACGGCAGGCCGGCAAAACAACAACCTTAATATCAGTCTTGACCTCCCAAGTCTGGCGGAACAGGCTGAACGGGATCCGAAGACCTTTCTTACGACCAATCCTCCACCACTTATTGTGGATGAAGTTCAATATGCCCCCGGGCTTTTCAGACACATTAAAGCAGCGGTAGATCAGAATAGACATCACCATGGCCAGTATATACTTACCGGTAGTCAGCATTTTGTTCTTATGAAAAATGTTAGTGACAGCCTTGCAGGCAGAGCAGCTGTTTTTGAACTAGAAAATTTGTCACTGAGGGAATTAATCACCGCTGGTATTTATGCTACTCAAGAACAAAACCTGGTACGACTACTGTGCCGGGGACAATTTCCGGAACTGTGGCGCAACCCAGACATGGATGCGCGCATATTCTATACCTCATATCTTGTGACCTATCTGGAACGGGATGTCAGACAAATTTTAAATGTTACGAGTCTTCGGGATTTTGAACGGTTTATCCGCTTACTAGCCCTTCGTCCAGGCTCAATATTAAATAAAACCGATCTAGCAAAAGATGTGGGTTTTTCAATTAAAGCAATAAACGATTGGATCTCTGTGCTTCAGGCTTCCGGCCAAATCATACTTCTTGAACCCTGGTTTGCGAATTTTGGTAAACGTCTGATTCGGAGTCCCAAGGTTTATTTTAGAGATAGCGGCTTACTCTCATTTCTACTCGGGGTCGATGAAACTACCTTGGAAGGCTCCCCCTTTAAAGGAGCTATTTGGGAAACCTTTCTTTTTGCAGAGTTACGAAAAACCAACGCATACCGAGAGGGAAGGGCAAGAATTTGGTACTATCGCGATCAGTATGGTAAAGAAGTCGACTTTATTTTGGAATATAAGGGTGTGCTTTCATTTGCTGATGCAAAAGGACTGAACATCCGGATGAGAAGGATACAGCCATAA
- a CDS encoding phosphohydrolase: MMHTRYRRAKADRLIARNPVFYKLAEPIFLSRNFQHLRDIVHHDASIADHTVSVAYHSFVIAHAMGLRKHIKELVRGALLHDYFFYDWRYARPRNGKLHGFEHPNEALENARSDFGHLTAIEEDCIRRHMFPLTPVPPVYFESILVCLVDKVVALAELVAAIRINQG; this comes from the coding sequence ATGATGCATACTAGATATCGGCGAGCCAAGGCTGATCGTCTTATAGCACGGAATCCGGTATTTTATAAACTGGCAGAACCAATATTCTTAAGCCGTAATTTTCAGCACCTGCGGGACATTGTACATCATGATGCGAGTATCGCGGATCATACAGTTTCGGTAGCCTATCATTCCTTTGTAATTGCCCATGCGATGGGCCTACGGAAACATATAAAAGAACTGGTTCGTGGCGCCTTGCTTCACGATTACTTTTTTTATGACTGGCGCTACGCCCGGCCTCGGAACGGCAAACTCCATGGCTTTGAGCATCCTAATGAGGCATTGGAAAATGCCCGATCCGACTTTGGCCACCTCACAGCCATCGAGGAAGACTGCATACGACGGCACATGTTCCCCTTAACGCCGGTTCCGCCTGTCTATTTTGAAAGCATCCTCGTATGTCTTGTTGACAAGGTGGTTGCTTTGGCAGAGTTGGTAGCAGCGATCAGGATTAACCAGGGATAA
- the metE gene encoding 5-methyltetrahydropteroyltriglutamate--homocysteine S-methyltransferase has translation MKTTLVGFPRIGKNRELKTLLDSYFKNRIDGTRLIQEAAALEEVQLQALSQQLDVIPCADFSLYDGMLDMLYLFGCIPPRFKDIPQYAGSLAHRDLETRLGLYFAMARGSEVQGKAIYPLEMKKWFTTNYHYLVPELSLELSWELETSFLEAHIERARRLHCPFKVHLIGPLTFLYLSKILEGPPDKYLDTLVIQYQRLFRFLQQKGVEWVQLEEPILVTDLCHEDVKRFQYLYKTILFTKGTLKVLLQTYFGDIRDVWSEVCQQPFDAVGLDFVAGTKNKELIQTEGFPKNTILVAGCIDGRNIWRANLEELIPFIQDLQSKMKNEIWLSSSCSLLHVPYTVEGERKLPPELKRRLAFAWEKVGELEHLKTAVREARGHLSVSEKAHSSSSLPPSTFVDFSLTPRPIPRHERYWLQQKRLSLPILPTTTIGSFPQDEDLRRLRKQYRQGKIDENTYEDRIRQRIRALVVLQEELGLDVLVHGEYERNDMVEYFAEYLEGFYTTEEGWVQSYGSRVTKPPIIYGDIHRTHPITVPWISYAQSLTQKPMKAILTGPITIINWSFVREDLALSTVAFQLAEALRAEISELQEKGIPIIQVDEAALREKLPLRRGEWEGYINLAVAAFRRATESVRPDVQLHTHMCYSEFGSLVYAIEAFDVDVITIEAARSHFGLLSSFREYGKDHPIGPGVYDIHSPLVPSVAELEKRIRRMLEYIPPDMLWINPDCGLKTRGMEETVAALNNMVQATQRVRQTLC, from the coding sequence ATGAAAACAACACTTGTGGGGTTCCCCCGGATTGGGAAAAACCGGGAACTAAAGACCCTGCTTGATAGCTATTTTAAAAATCGGATCGACGGAACACGGCTTATCCAGGAAGCCGCGGCCCTGGAAGAGGTCCAACTCCAGGCCCTATCGCAACAGCTCGATGTGATTCCCTGTGCAGATTTTTCATTATATGATGGAATGCTCGATATGCTCTACCTTTTCGGTTGTATTCCACCCCGTTTTAAGGATATTCCCCAATATGCAGGGTCCCTCGCTCATAGGGATCTTGAAACACGGCTTGGGCTCTATTTTGCCATGGCTCGGGGAAGTGAAGTACAGGGAAAAGCCATCTATCCCCTTGAGATGAAAAAGTGGTTTACCACTAATTACCACTATCTTGTTCCGGAGCTATCCCTGGAGCTTTCCTGGGAACTGGAAACTTCTTTCTTAGAAGCCCATATCGAACGAGCTAGAAGACTACATTGTCCCTTTAAGGTACATCTCATTGGCCCTCTCACCTTCCTCTATCTTTCAAAAATACTAGAAGGACCTCCGGATAAATACCTCGATACATTGGTAATCCAGTACCAGAGGCTTTTTAGGTTTCTTCAGCAAAAAGGGGTGGAATGGGTCCAGCTTGAAGAACCCATTCTGGTTACGGATCTGTGTCATGAAGATGTGAAAAGGTTTCAGTATCTGTACAAAACAATCCTTTTTACAAAAGGAACGCTTAAGGTGTTGCTCCAAACCTATTTTGGCGATATCAGAGATGTTTGGTCTGAAGTGTGTCAGCAACCCTTTGATGCGGTAGGCCTCGATTTTGTTGCAGGAACAAAGAATAAAGAACTAATACAAACGGAGGGATTCCCGAAAAATACGATCCTTGTAGCAGGCTGTATTGATGGACGGAACATCTGGAGGGCCAATCTGGAAGAACTTATTCCCTTTATTCAGGATCTACAATCCAAGATGAAAAACGAAATCTGGCTTTCCAGTTCCTGCTCTCTCCTTCACGTACCATATACGGTCGAGGGGGAACGAAAGCTACCCCCGGAACTTAAACGTCGTCTTGCTTTTGCCTGGGAAAAGGTGGGTGAACTGGAGCATCTCAAAACAGCTGTCAGAGAAGCACGGGGCCATCTCTCAGTTTCCGAGAAGGCACATTCCTCCAGTTCACTACCACCTTCAACTTTTGTTGATTTTTCTCTTACACCGCGCCCGATTCCTCGCCACGAACGATACTGGCTCCAGCAAAAGCGGCTTTCTTTGCCGATCCTCCCTACCACCACGATTGGCTCCTTCCCGCAGGATGAAGACCTTCGACGACTACGTAAACAGTATCGGCAGGGGAAGATCGACGAAAACACCTATGAAGATCGCATTCGGCAGAGGATTCGGGCCCTAGTGGTGCTTCAAGAAGAGCTGGGACTCGATGTTCTGGTTCACGGAGAGTACGAACGAAACGATATGGTTGAGTATTTTGCAGAATACCTGGAAGGATTTTATACGACCGAAGAGGGATGGGTACAATCCTATGGAAGTCGAGTTACCAAACCTCCCATTATTTATGGAGATATACATCGAACCCATCCGATTACGGTTCCCTGGATTAGTTATGCCCAGTCATTAACACAAAAACCTATGAAGGCTATTCTTACCGGTCCAATTACCATAATCAACTGGTCTTTTGTACGGGAAGATCTGGCCCTTTCAACAGTAGCTTTTCAGCTGGCTGAAGCACTTCGGGCAGAGATTTCTGAACTACAAGAGAAGGGAATACCCATTATTCAGGTTGACGAAGCCGCGCTGCGAGAAAAATTGCCCCTTCGGCGTGGTGAATGGGAAGGGTATATCAACCTTGCGGTAGCAGCCTTTCGTCGGGCGACCGAGTCGGTACGACCCGATGTACAGCTTCATACCCACATGTGTTACAGTGAATTTGGATCCCTGGTATATGCAATAGAAGCCTTTGATGTAGATGTGATTACCATCGAAGCAGCTCGATCTCATTTTGGACTTCTCTCATCGTTCCGTGAGTATGGGAAGGATCATCCCATTGGGCCTGGCGTATATGATATCCATTCTCCGTTGGTTCCATCGGTAGCAGAGTTGGAAAAGCGAATCCGTCGGATGCTTGAATATATTCCACCTGACATGCTCTGGATTAACCCTGATTGTGGACTAAAAACAAGGGGGATGGAAGAAACAGTGGCTGCTCTGAATAACATGGTTCAGGCGACACAACGGGTACGACAGACCCTTTGCTGA
- a CDS encoding glycoside hydrolase family 3 N-terminal domain-containing protein — MFSEREHAFRAQLARESRYREMAQQIVTRMHTEALVAQVLMTGVAGRDSLSPEMKKLLSEIPVGAIMLFKYNIADSPRGVYTFIAECTTTAAQPLPEQVDTSTPSTAGTSTVAEINRLLPFVAIDHEGGDVYRLGQVATHMPPASRYLSVSLEIAGRGTTRGPSQQNTAGRPRSAGSIASTAHLGSTTDSRLAIHDDTWFTIRQAAYLSGRELRSLGITMNLAPVAEPLAPENRDFLQNRSFAADPTAVAAAAAAFIQGMGEAGVTCVVKHFPLSAAADPHHGTSVLTIDKQGLSNLVAPFEALLKNRKHIIDLETLYPKSLITLPIQPGGVMVAHTIVTPIDEKFPASLSNRVLHSWIRESLGFSGIVLTDDFAMKAITDAGYTVEGAIIHALKAGSDMVMVWPRDLRRIHRILVEQAKSDTLFRERLVDAASRIITLKLLQGLMESPTAFNDEGYDCMRKATEQFLRERNLR; from the coding sequence TTGTTTAGCGAACGGGAGCATGCTTTCCGTGCCCAACTTGCTCGAGAATCACGGTACCGTGAAATGGCTCAGCAGATTGTAACAAGAATGCACACAGAAGCCTTGGTAGCCCAGGTCCTGATGACCGGAGTAGCCGGACGGGATTCACTAAGCCCGGAAATGAAAAAGCTTCTGTCAGAAATCCCGGTGGGAGCCATCATGCTTTTTAAGTACAACATTGCTGATTCTCCTCGAGGGGTCTATACCTTTATAGCTGAATGTACCACTACCGCTGCGCAGCCGCTCCCTGAACAAGTGGACACATCTACACCCAGCACTGCAGGCACGTCTACCGTAGCGGAAATCAACAGGCTTTTACCCTTTGTGGCTATCGATCATGAAGGAGGAGATGTTTACCGTCTTGGTCAGGTGGCTACCCATATGCCACCAGCCTCACGGTACCTTTCAGTTTCCCTCGAGATTGCAGGCCGTGGAACTACCAGAGGTCCCTCGCAGCAAAATACCGCTGGGCGCCCTCGAAGCGCCGGATCTATCGCCTCTACAGCTCATCTTGGGAGCACCACAGATTCCAGACTGGCAATCCATGATGATACCTGGTTTACTATTCGACAGGCGGCATATCTCTCGGGCCGGGAACTGAGATCCTTAGGTATTACGATGAACTTGGCCCCGGTGGCGGAACCCCTTGCTCCAGAAAACCGTGATTTTTTACAAAATCGCAGTTTTGCCGCCGATCCCACTGCGGTTGCCGCGGCGGCGGCGGCCTTTATCCAGGGCATGGGGGAAGCCGGTGTTACCTGTGTGGTAAAGCATTTTCCCTTAAGCGCCGCCGCCGACCCCCATCACGGCACATCGGTCCTTACCATAGACAAGCAAGGGCTTTCCAATCTCGTTGCCCCCTTCGAAGCTTTGCTGAAAAACCGGAAACATATCATTGACCTGGAAACCTTGTATCCAAAGTCACTTATAACCCTTCCTATTCAGCCTGGAGGAGTTATGGTTGCCCACACAATCGTAACTCCCATCGATGAAAAATTTCCAGCCAGCCTCTCGAATAGAGTTCTGCATAGTTGGATCAGGGAGTCTCTCGGCTTTTCAGGAATTGTTCTCACCGATGATTTTGCTATGAAGGCTATAACCGATGCGGGATACACCGTTGAGGGTGCAATTATACACGCTTTAAAGGCCGGTTCGGATATGGTGATGGTCTGGCCCCGGGATTTGCGCCGTATTCACCGGATCTTGGTAGAACAGGCAAAGTCGGATACACTCTTTAGAGAAAGACTTGTTGATGCAGCGAGTCGTATTATTACGCTAAAACTGCTTCAGGGTCTCATGGAAAGTCCGACAGCATTTAATGATGAAGGTTATGACTGTATGAGAAAAGCGACAGAACAGTTTTTACGGGAAAGGAATTTGCGATGA
- a CDS encoding RluA family pseudouridine synthase, with amino-acid sequence MNISNNKLNVSTIPSALPVPTMPPVLYESPSCIVLNKSCGQAVEGASGSVLDLPALLKDTYGTVVNREGNPFSPTAVHRLDVPVTGCALFARTPQALAFLNDCFAQALARKTYWAIVEKQGVSVLAQEGELVHWIAVDNRHNKSYAHAEEGPQRKQAKLRYRIVGEGDHYIFLEIELITGRHHQIRAQLAAIGLHIKGDLKYGSRRSEKNGGIRLHARSLAFPDPDHLDNLDSSSDAVRTHDARALNPSTVHATELPRPYIQVVAPIIEPDRLWLAFKQAVGQN; translated from the coding sequence ATGAACATATCAAACAACAAGCTGAATGTTTCCACGATCCCCAGTGCACTACCGGTCCCTACCATGCCTCCGGTACTGTATGAAAGTCCTTCTTGTATTGTGCTTAACAAAAGCTGTGGCCAGGCTGTGGAAGGTGCCTCTGGATCAGTGCTGGATCTGCCAGCTTTACTGAAAGACACCTATGGTACGGTTGTAAATAGGGAAGGCAACCCCTTTTCACCTACCGCGGTTCATCGGCTCGATGTGCCCGTTACAGGTTGCGCCCTTTTTGCCCGTACCCCTCAGGCTTTAGCCTTTCTGAATGATTGTTTTGCTCAGGCTTTAGCCCGGAAGACCTATTGGGCTATAGTAGAAAAACAGGGGGTATCAGTCCTTGCCCAGGAAGGGGAGTTGGTTCATTGGATCGCTGTAGATAACCGGCATAATAAAAGTTATGCCCATGCAGAAGAAGGCCCACAGCGAAAACAGGCCAAACTTCGGTACCGGATAGTAGGCGAGGGCGACCATTATATCTTCCTTGAGATTGAACTCATTACCGGAAGACACCATCAAATTCGCGCTCAGCTTGCGGCTATAGGTCTTCATATTAAGGGTGACCTGAAATACGGAAGCCGTCGCAGTGAAAAAAATGGTGGAATTCGGCTTCATGCCCGGTCCCTTGCTTTTCCGGATCCTGACCACCTCGACAACCTTGATAGCAGTTCCGATGCTGTCAGGACTCATGATGCCAGAGCCTTGAATCCCAGCACCGTACATGCCACCGAACTCCCAAGGCCTTATATTCAGGTTGTTGCTCCAATTATCGAACCCGATAGGCTTTGGCTTGCTTTTAAGCAGGCTGTAGGACAAAATTAA
- a CDS encoding peptidase U32 family protein, whose translation MKSVEIMAPAGSRESLVAALKAGADSVYFGVGKLDMRSLTSTAFTPENLPEIGSLVKKYGAKAYITLNAVIFDSELEELYKILESAQKAGIDGVIASDMAVINGARKLGIPVHLSTQANISNIEAVQFYSTFADVMVLARELSLDQIRHIRNEIVLRDIRGPSGSLVRLEAFVHGAICMAYSGKCYLSLHLMGSSANRGACLQSCRRTYILKDRETDQEIEVDHGYLMSAADLKTIGFLDKILNAGIEVLKIEGRARSAEYVDTVVRCYREAVDAVADGSFKQERVADWDRRLATVFNRGFWDGHYLGQKMAVWTDAYGSKASLTKEYVGNCVNYYPRAQIAEIELKAGDIQVGDQLLISGPTTGVVYLEVSELRVDEVSEQHALKGARCTLPCPERVREGDKVYIRKMRP comes from the coding sequence ATGAAATCTGTTGAGATAATGGCACCGGCGGGGTCCCGGGAAAGTCTTGTTGCAGCCCTCAAAGCTGGAGCCGATTCGGTTTATTTTGGCGTGGGCAAGCTAGATATGCGATCCCTTACCAGTACAGCCTTTACCCCTGAAAATTTGCCAGAAATTGGGAGCCTCGTAAAAAAGTATGGGGCTAAGGCATACATCACCTTAAACGCCGTTATCTTTGATTCTGAATTGGAGGAACTGTATAAGATCCTGGAGTCAGCCCAAAAAGCAGGTATAGATGGCGTTATCGCCAGTGATATGGCAGTCATCAACGGAGCCAGAAAACTGGGAATACCGGTACACCTTTCTACCCAGGCGAATATCTCCAATATCGAAGCAGTGCAGTTTTACAGTACCTTTGCCGATGTGATGGTGCTTGCCAGAGAATTGAGCCTGGACCAGATACGGCATATCCGGAATGAGATTGTATTGCGGGATATCCGCGGTCCTTCCGGATCCCTGGTACGGCTTGAAGCTTTTGTTCATGGGGCGATCTGTATGGCCTACTCAGGGAAATGTTATCTGAGCCTACACCTTATGGGATCCTCTGCAAACCGGGGTGCCTGTCTGCAGAGCTGCCGCCGAACCTATATTCTCAAGGACAGAGAGACAGACCAGGAAATAGAGGTTGATCATGGGTACCTCATGTCTGCGGCGGACCTGAAAACCATTGGTTTTTTAGATAAGATCCTTAATGCAGGCATAGAGGTACTGAAAATCGAGGGGCGGGCCCGGTCGGCGGAATATGTGGATACGGTAGTCCGCTGTTATCGGGAAGCGGTAGACGCGGTTGCCGATGGCTCCTTTAAGCAGGAACGGGTCGCCGACTGGGACCGCCGCCTGGCGACGGTTTTTAACAGAGGCTTCTGGGATGGCCATTACCTGGGCCAAAAAATGGCGGTCTGGACTGATGCCTATGGATCCAAGGCAAGCCTGACCAAGGAGTATGTGGGAAATTGTGTCAATTATTACCCCCGGGCTCAAATTGCTGAAATTGAACTAAAAGCGGGAGATATACAAGTTGGAGATCAGCTGCTCATCTCCGGACCAACGACCGGCGTGGTCTATCTCGAGGTCTCGGAACTACGGGTGGATGAAGTGTCAGAACAACATGCACTCAAGGGTGCCCGCTGTACCTTGCCATGCCCTGAACGGGTGCGAGAGGGAGATAAGGTGTATATCAGAAAGATGCGTCCCTGA
- a CDS encoding glycine cleavage system protein R, translating into MKQQVLVTAVGKDRIGIVDDLSKEILDRSCNIEESRMALLGGDFAILLLISGPADRLARLIKDKNLLENRLQLTIQMGYTAASPNTINAIPYILESSSLDTPGIVHSVSTVLRRYGINITDLETNTESAPMTGAPLFIIKAQLLIPTDVSIISLRKELEELELNYNLDLRLRPAM; encoded by the coding sequence ATGAAGCAGCAGGTTTTAGTAACTGCCGTAGGAAAAGATCGAATTGGCATTGTGGACGACTTATCTAAAGAAATCCTCGATCGATCCTGCAATATCGAAGAAAGCCGTATGGCCTTACTTGGTGGTGATTTTGCAATTCTGCTGCTCATTTCCGGGCCTGCAGATCGTCTTGCTAGACTTATAAAAGATAAAAATCTTCTCGAAAATCGACTTCAGCTTACAATTCAAATGGGCTATACCGCTGCATCACCGAACACCATCAATGCTATACCCTATATATTGGAATCATCTTCGCTTGATACACCAGGCATTGTTCACAGTGTTTCTACAGTCTTAAGGAGATATGGAATCAATATTACCGATTTAGAAACAAACACAGAAAGTGCACCAATGACGGGGGCTCCTCTTTTTATCATTAAGGCCCAACTACTGATTCCTACAGATGTGTCCATAATATCCTTGCGAAAAGAGTTGGAGGAATTGGAGCTGAATTATAATCTTGATTTACGCTTAAGACCAGCAATGTAA
- a CDS encoding methyl-accepting chemotaxis protein: MKIFAKLLSGIGLVLVLMTAVVTFVGYQAYTIYGYLQVSKQTTNLIYQWDQVLVASYQFLTTPETLDKQEERLFKNIDLFSQKLDTFVKDKRVKKLGKDAIEQRENTVSLWNFTLSNLEGVRVALEDLRKYTLEKYPIIGRSGNDGIQAEVDRLIKAGQFDYQANYYFDNFKRNLKSIALANEGFKNILNKLEKTINGSVSRSIQWTIIFTVFLFLVSVMVAIIYTISFARRIAYRTQTIEASLRQVAQRDFSTTPPHLGKDEIGMISVHLKDVIESVGGLFTTIKHAASRVTGLKEALSAGSAESAAAINQINKNIENIKNQFVVLDSAIDQASEALADIGKYLENFKEQTQYQTHAMEKAGEDLQLAINQVSQVSQDLSKQSQDADYLRQLVIEGADRVQSTNEIIKSVSRDVENISEIIELIDQISEQTNILSMNAAIESAHAGAAGAGFAVVADEIRKLAESTQDNAQRIEDALSDILAKINQALEASSNSAQSLESISTNATTFVKQLDILVATSDETNRRSIQVGQAIQDSITAIKGYNEGTQKMYQQHHAILDAMENIKSISDQTLAGITEIDQGSREILESIVNLEDLSQQSREGAAELEKALAEFKTSESVQCADNHETNIDERGVEIKKAPITL, from the coding sequence ATGAAGATCTTTGCTAAATTGCTTTCTGGAATTGGTCTCGTGCTTGTTCTAATGACCGCAGTAGTAACCTTTGTAGGGTATCAGGCCTATACAATTTATGGTTACTTACAAGTATCGAAACAGACTACCAATTTAATTTACCAATGGGACCAGGTGCTAGTAGCTTCGTATCAATTCTTAACAACACCGGAAACATTAGACAAACAAGAAGAGCGGCTCTTTAAAAATATAGATCTCTTTTCTCAAAAATTAGATACCTTTGTTAAAGACAAACGAGTTAAAAAACTTGGGAAAGATGCTATTGAACAGCGAGAAAACACCGTAAGCCTCTGGAATTTTACCCTGTCTAATCTAGAAGGGGTTCGAGTTGCCTTGGAAGATTTAAGAAAATATACTTTAGAGAAGTATCCCATCATTGGGCGAAGTGGTAATGATGGGATTCAAGCTGAGGTGGATCGACTCATAAAAGCCGGACAATTTGATTATCAGGCAAACTATTATTTTGATAATTTTAAACGCAACCTGAAATCTATTGCCCTAGCCAATGAGGGCTTTAAAAATATTTTAAACAAACTCGAAAAAACCATTAATGGGAGTGTTTCAAGATCGATTCAATGGACCATTATATTTACTGTATTTTTATTTCTAGTTTCTGTAATGGTAGCCATTATATACACCATATCCTTTGCCCGCCGCATTGCCTATAGGACCCAAACAATCGAAGCATCTCTCCGCCAGGTGGCTCAACGAGACTTTTCTACTACACCGCCTCATCTTGGAAAAGATGAAATTGGTATGATTTCTGTCCATCTAAAAGATGTGATCGAGTCTGTAGGTGGACTTTTTACAACTATTAAACATGCTGCTAGTCGGGTAACTGGCCTTAAAGAAGCTCTTTCTGCAGGTAGTGCTGAATCTGCAGCCGCCATAAATCAAATAAATAAAAATATAGAAAATATTAAAAACCAATTCGTTGTTTTAGATTCTGCTATCGATCAGGCATCAGAAGCGCTTGCGGATATTGGGAAATATCTCGAAAACTTTAAAGAACAAACCCAATATCAAACCCACGCAATGGAAAAAGCAGGGGAAGATCTTCAGCTCGCAATCAATCAGGTGAGCCAGGTATCTCAGGATCTTTCAAAACAATCCCAGGATGCAGATTATTTAAGGCAACTCGTAATCGAAGGAGCGGATAGAGTTCAATCAACCAATGAAATTATAAAATCAGTGAGCCGGGATGTGGAAAACATTTCTGAAATAATTGAATTAATTGACCAGATTTCTGAACAAACAAATATACTCTCTATGAATGCAGCCATTGAAAGTGCCCATGCAGGTGCTGCGGGAGCAGGTTTTGCAGTTGTGGCAGACGAAATTCGAAAACTAGCCGAATCTACCCAGGATAATGCTCAGCGTATTGAAGATGCCCTTTCAGATATTTTGGCTAAAATTAACCAGGCTTTGGAAGCAAGCAGTAATTCGGCCCAATCCCTTGAAAGCATTAGCACCAATGCCACCACTTTTGTGAAACAGCTCGACATTTTGGTTGCTACCTCTGATGAAACGAACCGTCGGAGTATTCAGGTAGGACAAGCAATCCAGGACTCTATAACAGCCATAAAAGGCTACAATGAAGGTACCCAAAAGATGTACCAACAGCACCATGCAATCCTGGATGCTATGGAAAATATAAAAAGTATTTCAGATCAGACCCTTGCAGGTATTACAGAAATTGATCAGGGGTCCCGAGAAATTCTGGAGAGTATCGTCAACCTTGAAGATCTTAGCCAGCAGAGCCGAGAAGGAGCCGCTGAACTGGAGAAAGCTCTGGCTGAATTTAAAACAAGTGAGTCAGTACAATGTGCTGATAATCACGAAACTAATATTGATGAACGGGGTGTAGAGATAAAAAAAGCCCCTATAACCCTCTAG